A region from the Bradyrhizobium erythrophlei genome encodes:
- a CDS encoding LexA family protein, whose protein sequence is MAGVSPAAKNFTPKQGQYLAFIHLYTRLHRRPPAEADMQEYFRVSPPSVHQMVLTLERAGFIRRQPRVARSIELLVDPQQLPELL, encoded by the coding sequence ATGGCCGGCGTGAGTCCCGCTGCAAAAAACTTCACGCCCAAGCAAGGGCAGTATCTGGCGTTTATCCACCTCTACACGCGGCTGCATCGCAGGCCGCCGGCGGAAGCCGACATGCAAGAATATTTTCGCGTCAGCCCACCATCCGTTCATCAGATGGTGCTGACGCTCGAACGGGCAGGTTTCATCAGACGGCAGCCGAGGGTCGCCCGCAGTATCGAACTCCTCGTTGATCCTCAGCAGCTTCCCGAGCTACTTTGA